CGAATATGTCCATCGGCGTGAATCTTCTTTTTAAGTTAACCGAAATCGCGGCCAAGGTAATGGGAGAAATTTCCGACATCGAAATCCAAGACATTCATCATCGTCATAAAAAGGACGCACCTTCCGGAACCGCCGAAAAATTAAAAAGTATTCTTCTCGAAACGTTAGGCAGAACGGAGAAGAATGTAGTGCACGGAAGACACGGAATTCTCAAAGAAAGGGACCCAAAGGAAATCGGAATTCATACTCTCCGCGCGGGAGAAGTGATCGGAGATCACACGGTTTATTTTTTTACTCCCGAAGAAAGAATCGAAATCACGCACAAGGCCCAGGATCGGAAGACCTTCGCGGTCGGGTCCGTTCACGCCGCGGAATTTTTGGTCGGTCGTAAGCCCGGACTTTACGATATGTTTGCGGTTTTAGGATTGTAAGGAGAAGGGGAAGTTTTGTTTTTTTTCAAGAACATATCCCTTTTTCCTCTCGGTAAAAATCCGTTTATCATCATCCTCGACGTCCTCATCGTCAGTGTTCTCATCTATCAATTCTACACGACGATCCGAAGAACCCGTGGGATTCAACTTCTCCTTGGAGTCGCTCTCATCTGGCTTTTGGGAATCTTTGCGAGTTACTTCGAACTCGAACTCCTCGATTGGATCATAGAAAACATCCGCCC
This genomic interval from Leptospira stimsonii contains the following:
- the dapB gene encoding 4-hydroxy-tetrahydrodipicolinate reductase, which codes for MSEKKFQIALIGGSGRMGRAILTVLSTSSKSELSSSVVSSGSVFLGMDSGLHSGIKQNGVSFTSDIHAAVQGADCVIDFSTHQNLDVTLKACVSLKKPLVVGITGLTELQKDSLRVASKEIAIVFSPNMSIGVNLLFKLTEIAAKVMGEISDIEIQDIHHRHKKDAPSGTAEKLKSILLETLGRTEKNVVHGRHGILKERDPKEIGIHTLRAGEVIGDHTVYFFTPEERIEITHKAQDRKTFAVGSVHAAEFLVGRKPGLYDMFAVLGL